A DNA window from Acidobacteriota bacterium contains the following coding sequences:
- a CDS encoding class I SAM-dependent methyltransferase: MSGFRYWQARVRNGLRKVASGLRPFNESVWPGVRNDLFLAHESLYRLASPFAAGARVLDAGCGTGYGAAVFAEAGAKSVLAIDLDPFSVRFARRRFSHPAISFERADCERLSLPPRSFDLVFSSNVLEHLEHPESFLESAVGALSTDGVAVIAVPPITTEGVLEENRGIHYHRSNFTLAEWAALLARFPWSLTLYHHRFVGSGPPPDFTSPFPSPRSASDYALVEGTVEEAYRDCPYTAVFVGRRGSG, translated from the coding sequence GTGTCGGGCTTTCGCTACTGGCAGGCGCGCGTTCGCAACGGACTGCGCAAAGTCGCTTCGGGCCTCAGGCCTTTCAACGAATCGGTCTGGCCGGGAGTCCGCAACGACCTCTTCCTGGCCCACGAGTCGCTCTACAGGCTCGCCTCGCCGTTTGCCGCGGGCGCCCGCGTCCTCGATGCGGGCTGTGGCACCGGCTACGGTGCGGCGGTGTTCGCGGAAGCGGGCGCGAAATCGGTGCTCGCGATCGACCTCGACCCGTTCAGCGTGCGGTTCGCGCGCCGCCGGTTTTCGCACCCGGCGATCTCGTTCGAGAGGGCGGACTGCGAGCGCCTTTCGCTCCCGCCCCGGTCGTTCGACCTCGTCTTCAGCTCGAACGTGCTCGAGCACCTCGAGCATCCCGAGTCGTTTCTGGAATCCGCCGTCGGTGCCCTCTCGACGGATGGCGTGGCCGTCATCGCGGTCCCGCCGATCACGACCGAAGGCGTCCTCGAGGAGAACCGCGGGATCCACTACCACCGCTCGAACTTCACGCTCGCCGAGTGGGCCGCGCTCCTGGCGCGCTTCCCGTGGTCGCTAACGCTCTACCACCATCGCTTCGTCGGGTCGGGCCCGCCTCCCGACTTCACGTCCCCGTTTCCGTCCCCGCGTTCGGCGTCCGACTACGCGCTGGTCGAGGGGACGGTTGAGGAGGCGTACCGGGACTGCCCGTACACGGCGGTCTTCGTCGGCCGGCGGGGCTCCGGGTAG
- a CDS encoding MFS transporter has translation MYVVSYFHRIAPAVLAKDLMRSFTATGVEVATMAALYLYAFAAMQFVVGAAVDAWGPRRAVAAGALVMGAGGAVFAAAHALPLAYGARVVVGVGASVVFIGTLKQIGAWFRPDEFGTWSGLTQVAGNLGGLLAAAPLALVVSLAGWRTTFGGVAALSVALALLTLLVVRDRPEEAGFPPPVPRGPVPKLSVAQGYRTVWGNRKTWPMFLVFFCQYGTLISFSGLWAVPWMRDVYGLSAKEAAQLVSLVGLGVVFGAPAAGYLSDRVLRARRLPYVLFTFAYTAVWAAIAVPAGGPPRVLLGPLCFLVGLTASSFTLTWVLAREVNPPRFSGIATATVNAGGFLGAAVMQSVLGRILDAHWLGVIEQGARRYPAAGYHAAFLAALGTLLVACAGTLFVQETFGKHEAD, from the coding sequence GTGTACGTCGTGTCGTACTTCCACCGGATCGCGCCCGCGGTCCTCGCGAAGGACCTCATGCGGAGTTTCACGGCGACGGGCGTGGAGGTCGCGACGATGGCGGCGCTCTACCTCTACGCGTTCGCCGCGATGCAGTTCGTCGTCGGCGCGGCCGTCGACGCGTGGGGGCCGCGCAGGGCCGTCGCGGCGGGCGCGCTCGTCATGGGCGCGGGCGGCGCGGTCTTCGCCGCCGCGCACGCGCTGCCGCTCGCCTACGGCGCGCGCGTCGTCGTCGGTGTAGGGGCCTCGGTCGTCTTCATCGGGACGTTGAAGCAGATCGGGGCGTGGTTCCGGCCCGACGAGTTCGGCACGTGGTCGGGCCTGACGCAGGTCGCCGGCAACCTCGGCGGCCTACTCGCCGCCGCGCCTCTCGCCCTCGTCGTGTCGCTCGCGGGCTGGCGCACGACGTTCGGCGGCGTCGCGGCGCTGTCCGTCGCCCTGGCGCTCCTCACGCTCTTGGTCGTCCGCGACCGGCCCGAGGAGGCGGGCTTCCCTCCGCCCGTGCCGCGCGGCCCCGTGCCGAAGCTGAGCGTCGCGCAGGGCTACCGCACCGTCTGGGGCAACCGTAAGACGTGGCCGATGTTCCTCGTCTTCTTCTGCCAGTACGGGACGCTCATCTCGTTCTCGGGTCTCTGGGCCGTCCCGTGGATGCGCGACGTCTACGGGCTCTCGGCGAAGGAGGCCGCGCAGCTCGTCTCCCTCGTCGGGCTCGGCGTCGTCTTCGGCGCGCCGGCCGCCGGGTACCTGTCGGATCGCGTCCTCCGCGCGCGCCGGCTGCCGTACGTCCTCTTCACGTTCGCCTACACGGCCGTCTGGGCCGCGATCGCCGTCCCGGCCGGCGGCCCTCCGCGCGTCCTCCTCGGCCCGCTCTGCTTCCTCGTCGGCCTCACGGCGAGCAGCTTCACGCTCACGTGGGTTCTCGCGCGGGAGGTCAACCCGCCGCGCTTCTCCGGAATCGCCACGGCCACGGTGAACGCCGGCGGCTTTCTCGGGGCGGCCGTCATGCAGAGCGTGCTCGGCCGCATCCTGGACGCCCACTGGCTCGGAGTCATCGAGCAGGGCGCCCGGCGCTACCCGGCGGCGGGCTATCACGCCGCGTTCCTCGCTGCGCTCGGGACGCTCCTCGTGGCCTGTGCCGGGACGCTCTTCGTTCAGGAAACCTTCGGGAAGCACGAGGCGGATTGA
- a CDS encoding PIG-L family deacetylase, with product MTRRPLRFLAAAVLFLASGAARAAAPSETLSAAEIALQLKKLNVVGSVLYVAAHPDDENTAFLAWGAKGRLLETGYLSVTRGDGGQNLIGNETGELVGVLRTQELLAARRIDGARQFFTRAIDFGYSKNPEETFAIWGHEQVLSDVVWIIRSFRPDVIVTRFPSTGEGGHGNHTASAILAGEAFAAAADPKRFPEQLKWVRTWQARRIFWNVFRFGADAPRTAAAGQIAIDLGAYNALLGRSYTEIAGQSRSMHKSQGFGAAERRGTWMNDFKLTAGEPATSDLFEGVDLSWKRYGERGEEVGEILRKVEEGFRETDPAASVPALVQAWTALGRMSEAASEPPNSPSKKSESSSSSLDPLLAAKRAEVVEAIRACLGLWTEAIAADVSAAPGAEVKVATMILNRSSVPATLEKVEVTHAASPLAGGALAPNGPVRGTATVALPPDAAITQPYWLSAPAGKGLYAVPDPTLVGRPENAPPLVARFTVQVAGASIPFETPVVFRRTDPVKGEVYRPFEITPPVTANFDDKVYAFGSGAAKTVRVTLVAGAPKVSGSLRLKAPAGFHVSPSEVPFELAARGEEKAVAFTLTPPSGHAAGTLTAETTVAGKSGSRAIVRVDYPHIPVQTLFPAAEARVLRIDVKAPRLPVGYVMGSGDAGPDALRQMGYAVTLLSDDELETGDLSRYSAVVAGIRAFNTRPRLKQAVKRLEAYAEGGGTVVVQYNTTGDLVTDELGPWPIKLSRDRVTVEEAPVTFTKPDSPLLNFPNKLAPADFDGWVQERGLYFAGSWDPKYETVLATHDPGESDKPGGLLYGRVGKGAWVYTGYAFFRQLPAGVPGAYRLFVNLVSAGAGADLATRAPGAPASR from the coding sequence ATGACGCGCCGCCCGCTCCGCTTCCTCGCCGCCGCCGTCCTCTTCCTCGCCTCCGGAGCGGCCCGAGCCGCCGCGCCCTCCGAGACGCTCTCGGCCGCGGAGATCGCCCTCCAGCTGAAGAAGCTGAACGTCGTCGGCAGCGTCCTCTACGTCGCGGCCCACCCGGACGACGAGAACACGGCGTTTCTCGCGTGGGGCGCGAAGGGCCGCCTCCTCGAGACGGGCTACCTCTCGGTCACGCGCGGCGACGGCGGCCAGAATCTCATCGGCAACGAGACCGGCGAGCTCGTCGGCGTCCTGCGCACGCAGGAGCTCCTCGCGGCGCGCCGGATCGACGGCGCCCGGCAGTTCTTCACGCGCGCGATCGACTTCGGCTACTCGAAGAACCCCGAGGAGACGTTCGCGATCTGGGGGCACGAACAGGTCCTTTCGGACGTCGTCTGGATCATCCGGTCCTTCCGGCCCGACGTGATCGTGACGCGCTTCCCGTCGACCGGCGAGGGCGGGCACGGAAACCACACGGCATCCGCGATCCTCGCGGGCGAGGCGTTCGCGGCCGCCGCAGATCCGAAGCGCTTCCCCGAACAGCTCAAGTGGGTCCGAACCTGGCAGGCGAGGCGGATCTTCTGGAACGTCTTCCGCTTCGGCGCCGACGCGCCCCGCACCGCCGCGGCCGGGCAGATCGCGATCGACCTCGGCGCCTACAACGCGCTCCTCGGCCGCTCGTACACGGAGATCGCCGGCCAGAGCCGCTCCATGCACAAGAGCCAGGGCTTCGGCGCCGCCGAGCGCCGCGGCACGTGGATGAACGACTTCAAGCTGACGGCGGGCGAACCCGCGACGAGCGACCTCTTCGAAGGCGTGGATCTCAGCTGGAAGAGATACGGAGAGAGGGGAGAAGAGGTCGGAGAGATTCTTAGAAAGGTGGAAGAGGGGTTCCGCGAAACGGATCCGGCCGCCTCCGTCCCGGCGCTGGTTCAGGCCTGGACCGCCCTCGGGCGGATGAGCGAAGCGGCAAGTGAGCCGCCCAATTCACCTTCTAAGAAATCCGAATCTTCGTCTTCCTCTCTGGATCCGCTCCTCGCCGCGAAGCGCGCCGAGGTCGTCGAGGCGATCCGGGCGTGTCTCGGGTTGTGGACTGAGGCGATCGCGGCCGACGTGTCGGCCGCGCCGGGCGCCGAGGTCAAGGTCGCGACGATGATCCTGAACCGCTCGAGCGTCCCCGCGACGCTCGAGAAGGTCGAAGTCACGCACGCCGCCTCGCCGCTCGCCGGCGGTGCCCTCGCGCCGAACGGGCCCGTGCGCGGGACGGCGACGGTCGCGCTGCCCCCGGACGCCGCGATCACGCAGCCGTACTGGCTGAGCGCGCCGGCGGGCAAGGGCCTCTACGCCGTCCCGGACCCGACGCTCGTCGGCCGCCCCGAGAACGCGCCGCCTCTCGTCGCGCGGTTCACCGTCCAGGTCGCAGGGGCTTCGATCCCGTTCGAGACGCCTGTCGTCTTCCGGCGCACGGATCCTGTCAAGGGCGAGGTCTACCGCCCGTTCGAGATCACGCCGCCCGTCACCGCGAACTTCGACGACAAGGTCTACGCGTTCGGGAGCGGCGCCGCCAAGACCGTGCGCGTGACGCTCGTCGCCGGGGCGCCGAAGGTCTCGGGCTCGCTTCGCCTGAAGGCTCCCGCAGGGTTCCACGTCTCCCCCTCGGAGGTCCCCTTCGAGCTCGCCGCCCGCGGGGAGGAGAAGGCGGTCGCGTTCACCCTGACCCCTCCGTCCGGCCACGCCGCCGGAACGCTGACCGCCGAGACGACCGTCGCCGGGAAATCCGGCTCGCGCGCGATCGTCCGCGTGGACTATCCGCACATTCCCGTGCAGACGTTGTTCCCAGCGGCGGAGGCGCGCGTCCTCCGGATCGACGTCAAGGCGCCGCGCCTCCCGGTCGGCTACGTCATGGGCTCGGGCGACGCCGGCCCCGATGCGCTCAGACAGATGGGCTACGCCGTGACGCTTCTCTCGGACGACGAGCTGGAGACGGGCGACCTCTCGCGCTACTCGGCGGTCGTCGCCGGCATCCGCGCATTCAACACGCGCCCGCGCCTCAAGCAGGCGGTCAAACGCCTCGAGGCGTACGCGGAAGGCGGCGGAACGGTCGTCGTCCAGTACAACACGACCGGCGACCTCGTCACGGACGAGCTCGGGCCCTGGCCGATCAAGCTCTCGCGCGACCGCGTGACGGTGGAGGAAGCCCCCGTCACGTTCACGAAGCCGGACAGCCCGCTCCTGAACTTCCCGAACAAGCTCGCCCCCGCCGATTTCGACGGCTGGGTTCAGGAGCGCGGGCTCTACTTCGCGGGGTCGTGGGACCCGAAGTACGAGACGGTCCTCGCGACGCACGACCCGGGCGAGAGCGACAAGCCCGGCGGGCTCCTCTACGGCCGCGTCGGGAAGGGCGCCTGGGTGTACACGGGCTACGCGTTCTTCCGGCAGCTGCCGGCGGGAGTGCCCGGCGCCTACAGACTCTTCGTCAATCTGGTTTCTGCGGGCGCGGGCGCCGACCTCGCGACGCGGGCGCCGGGAGCGCCCGCGTCGCGCTAG
- a CDS encoding DUF2911 domain-containing protein, with the protein MSKIRFSAAALALAAAPALAQLATPMPSPNASVTQTIGVTKAEVVYSRPSVKGRTIWGDLVPYDKVWRTGANAVTKISFDTDVTVEGQKLPAGAYGLFTIPGKAEWTVIFNKQSTGSPADYAADKDVLRVKVKPTALAENKEFLTISFPSATNSGATLTIAWEKLKLSLAIGVDTNAAFLHKAKVAVADAKVDDWRTSLTAARGLYDMKYAPEDAAKFLERSISTKETFSNLSLKANVLAGQGDKKGAIAAGEKALAAGKAAEQKPSPEAVADLEKSIAGWKK; encoded by the coding sequence ATGTCGAAGATCCGGTTTTCCGCCGCCGCCCTCGCGCTCGCGGCCGCTCCGGCGCTCGCGCAGCTCGCGACGCCGATGCCCAGCCCGAACGCCTCCGTCACCCAGACGATCGGAGTCACGAAGGCCGAGGTCGTCTACAGCCGCCCGTCCGTCAAGGGCCGCACGATCTGGGGCGACCTCGTCCCGTACGACAAGGTCTGGCGCACCGGTGCGAACGCGGTCACGAAGATCTCGTTCGACACGGACGTGACGGTCGAGGGCCAGAAGCTCCCGGCCGGCGCCTACGGCCTCTTCACGATCCCGGGCAAGGCCGAATGGACCGTCATTTTCAACAAGCAGTCGACGGGCTCGCCGGCCGACTACGCGGCGGACAAGGACGTCCTGCGCGTCAAGGTGAAGCCGACGGCGCTGGCCGAGAACAAGGAGTTCCTCACGATCTCCTTCCCGTCCGCGACCAACAGCGGCGCGACGCTCACCATCGCGTGGGAGAAGCTCAAGCTCTCCCTCGCGATCGGCGTCGACACGAACGCCGCGTTCCTCCACAAGGCGAAGGTGGCCGTCGCGGACGCGAAGGTGGACGACTGGCGCACGTCGCTGACCGCCGCCCGCGGCCTCTACGACATGAAGTACGCCCCCGAGGACGCCGCGAAGTTCCTCGAGCGGTCGATCTCGACGAAGGAGACGTTCTCGAACCTCTCGCTGAAGGCGAACGTCCTCGCCGGGCAGGGCGACAAGAAGGGCGCGATCGCGGCGGGAGAGAAGGCGCTCGCGGCCGGCAAGGCCGCCGAGCAGAAGCCCTCGCCCGAGGCAGTCGCCGACCTCGAGAAGTCGATCGCGGGCTGGAAGAAATAG